A window of the Penaeus vannamei isolate JL-2024 chromosome 19, ASM4276789v1, whole genome shotgun sequence genome harbors these coding sequences:
- the LOC138865082 gene encoding uncharacterized protein produces the protein MMHKLQVLLLVVCVAVGPSLAQITFSRSWVPQGKRSGVAGPLMAARVPSGLEESCYDACVDVLTQFDANVHDLLRAAHEINSADFRLRKLNGLK, from the exons ATGATGCACAAGCTGCAGGTGTTGCTGCTGGTGGTGTGCGTGGCGGTGGGTCCCAGCCTGGCCCAGATCACCTTCTCGCGCTCGTGGGTGCCGCAGGGGAAGCGCTCGGGGGTGGCGGGGCCCTTGATGGCCGCGAGGGTTCCTTCTGGCCTGGAGGAGAGCTGCTACGACGCCTGTGTAGATGTCCTCACGCAGTTCGATGCTAATGTCCAT GACTTGCTCAGGGCTGCTCATGAAATCAACAGTGCAGATTTCCGCCTGAGAAAGCTCAACGGTTTAAA ataa
- the LOC138865083 gene encoding uncharacterized protein — MMHKLQVLLLVVCVAVGPSLAQITFSRSWVPQGKRSGVAGALMAPEGPAHVGDCRDVTVTALAQVAAHISDMMEEVKSLRPTYTKYVLEPRQD, encoded by the exons ATGATGCACAAGCTGCAGGTGTTGCTGCTGGTGGTGTGCGTGGCGGTGGGCCCCAGCCTGGCCCAGATCACCTTCTCGCGCTCGTGGGTGCCGCAGGGGAAGCGCTCGGGGGTGGCGGGGGCCCTGATGGCCCCTGAGGGACCTGCTCACGTGGGAGACTGCCGTGACGTCACAGTGACGGCGCTTGCACAAGTCGCTGCTCACATTTCT GACATGATGGAGGAGGTCAAGAGCCTCCGCCCCACATACACGAAGTACGTGCTGGAGCCCCGACAGGACTGA